One Campylobacter concisus DNA segment encodes these proteins:
- a CDS encoding DMT family transporter: MSSHQLGVLFTLVGGVLWGFSGVCGQYLFSQSISADFLVPYRLLLAGAFIVLYYAFKAPKAVFAPVTDVKLMTELLTYALLGLMMTQYAYFYSIELSNAAVATVIQYTAPVLILAIICLKEKRAPRPLEILALLCAMLGVFFLATHAQISALVISPEALFWCLVSAVCVCVYNLAPARLNAKYSVTLTLGWGMVIGGVVLCLYMRVWEFAGLSGTAQWLAFFAVITLGTIFAFSFYMTGVKLIGASKASMIACIEPLSAAFFGYFWLETKFVFWDFLGFALIISCIFLLSKKRDDIPSAN, translated from the coding sequence ATGTCTAGCCATCAACTTGGAGTGCTTTTTACGCTAGTTGGTGGCGTGCTTTGGGGATTTAGCGGAGTTTGCGGGCAGTATCTCTTCTCGCAAAGCATTAGCGCTGATTTTCTAGTGCCTTATAGGCTCTTGCTAGCTGGTGCTTTTATCGTGCTCTACTACGCTTTTAAGGCTCCAAAGGCCGTTTTTGCGCCAGTTACTGACGTAAAACTGATGACCGAGCTTCTCACATACGCCCTGCTTGGACTTATGATGACGCAGTATGCTTACTTTTACTCGATCGAGCTCTCAAACGCCGCAGTTGCGACCGTCATTCAATACACCGCTCCAGTCCTCATCCTAGCTATCATTTGCCTAAAAGAGAAGCGAGCGCCAAGGCCGCTTGAAATTTTAGCACTACTATGCGCGATGCTTGGTGTATTTTTCTTGGCAACTCATGCGCAAATTTCAGCCCTTGTCATCTCGCCAGAAGCGCTATTTTGGTGCTTAGTAAGCGCTGTTTGCGTCTGCGTTTATAACCTAGCTCCCGCAAGGCTAAATGCCAAATACTCAGTCACGCTCACGCTTGGCTGGGGCATGGTGATAGGTGGCGTGGTGCTTTGCCTTTATATGAGAGTGTGGGAGTTTGCAGGGCTTAGTGGCACGGCGCAGTGGCTGGCATTTTTCGCCGTTATCACGCTTGGCACGATATTTGCATTTAGCTTTTATATGACTGGAGTTAAGCTCATAGGCGCCTCAAAGGCCAGCATGATAGCCTGCATAGAGCCACTAAGCGCGGCATTTTTTGGCTACTTTTGGCTTGAGACGAAATTTGTCTTTTGGGACTTTTTAGGCTTTGCTCTCATCATATCATGCATATTTTTACTTTCAAAGAAGAGAGATGATATACCTAGCGCAAACTGA
- a CDS encoding DUF799 domain-containing protein: protein MKNSLKFIAVTLLALFFAGCSFKEPEPYDYSAFLQKKPRSILVLMPTNDSTEVSGSAAVLANSVAPLSEAGYYVFPVALVNDTFKQNGITEPSEIAAVPLNKLDKIFHADSVLYINIKDYGTSYVVVSSSTKVVLEAKLVDIKSGATLWQGEAAAAEDSGNGQNSLLGMLVSAVITQVANTISDRSYDLAVRADAYLFSRNCRDCILYGPYSPHYGKDAQLYKDR from the coding sequence ATGAAAAATAGCCTGAAATTTATAGCTGTGACGCTTCTTGCGCTGTTTTTTGCGGGTTGTTCTTTCAAAGAGCCTGAGCCATACGACTACTCAGCCTTTTTGCAAAAAAAGCCACGCTCCATCCTAGTGCTCATGCCAACAAACGATAGCACCGAAGTAAGCGGCTCAGCAGCGGTTTTGGCTAACTCAGTAGCCCCACTTAGCGAGGCTGGATACTATGTATTTCCAGTGGCTCTTGTAAATGATACATTTAAGCAAAATGGCATAACCGAGCCAAGCGAGATCGCAGCCGTGCCTCTAAATAAGCTTGATAAAATTTTCCACGCCGATAGCGTGCTTTACATAAATATCAAAGACTACGGCACAAGCTACGTCGTGGTCTCAAGCTCGACAAAGGTAGTGCTTGAAGCAAAGCTAGTCGATATAAAAAGTGGCGCGACGCTCTGGCAGGGCGAGGCAGCAGCCGCAGAGGATAGCGGTAATGGGCAAAACAGCCTGCTTGGCATGCTAGTCTCAGCCGTCATCACGCAGGTAGCAAACACTATCTCAGATAGATCATACGACCTAGCAGTAAGGGCTGATGCCTACCTCTTTTCTAGAAACTGCCGCGACTGCATACTTTATGGGCCTTATTCGCCTCACTACGGCAAAGACGCCCAGCTATATAAAGATAGATAA
- a CDS encoding DUF4810 domain-containing protein — protein MASKIKLASLGALALVLAGCSNASGPRSLYYWDGTYSSSLYSYLSEDGDATEQISRLENLVQTSTQRGYKVAPGLYAHLGLLYLNNGNLGAANANFDKEVQNFPESREFINFIKGSKNLTPKKQSKKEGAKDEK, from the coding sequence ATGGCAAGTAAAATAAAGCTTGCCAGCCTTGGCGCTCTTGCGCTCGTGCTAGCAGGGTGCAGCAACGCAAGTGGCCCAAGGTCGCTTTACTACTGGGATGGCACATATAGTAGCTCGCTATATAGCTATCTAAGCGAAGATGGCGACGCAACTGAGCAAATTTCACGCTTAGAAAATTTAGTGCAAACCTCAACCCAAAGGGGCTACAAGGTTGCGCCAGGGCTATACGCGCACCTTGGACTTTTATACTTAAATAATGGAAATTTAGGCGCTGCAAATGCAAATTTTGACAAAGAGGTGCAAAATTTCCCAGAGTCAAGAGAATTTATAAATTTCATCAAAGGCTCTAAAAATTTAACCCCGAAAAAGCAGAGCAAAAAAGAGGGAGCGAAAGATGAAAAATAG
- a CDS encoding CsgG/HfaB family protein: protein MKNVLKFSAALVIAALFAGCASESSRVVETPKVASYGSVYNGKKVSVSIGRFNNQSAYQNGAFSDGEDRLGNQAQSILITNLQQSGRFSVLERSNMSVLKQESELSKEAQNLKGSRYVITGDVTEFGRKTTGDHQLFGILGKGKQQTAYSKVNLNVVDTKTAEVVYSVSGAGEYTLSNREIIGFGGTAGYDSTLNGKVLSLAIVEAVNNLVNGIESGAWQVK from the coding sequence ATGAAAAATGTTTTAAAATTTAGTGCAGCTCTAGTGATCGCAGCGCTTTTTGCAGGGTGCGCTAGCGAGAGCTCAAGAGTGGTAGAAACTCCAAAAGTAGCAAGCTACGGCTCAGTTTATAACGGCAAAAAGGTCTCAGTTTCTATTGGCCGCTTTAATAACCAATCAGCCTATCAAAACGGCGCCTTTAGCGACGGCGAGGATAGACTTGGCAACCAAGCTCAAAGCATCCTAATCACAAATTTACAGCAAAGCGGTAGATTTTCGGTGCTTGAGAGATCAAATATGTCAGTCCTCAAACAAGAGAGCGAGCTAAGCAAAGAGGCTCAAAATTTAAAAGGCTCAAGATACGTCATAACTGGCGATGTGACTGAGTTTGGACGCAAGACAACAGGCGATCACCAGCTATTTGGCATACTTGGCAAAGGTAAGCAACAAACTGCCTACTCAAAGGTAAATTTAAACGTTGTCGATACCAAAACGGCTGAGGTTGTATATTCAGTTAGTGGCGCCGGCGAATACACCCTTTCAAACAGAGAGATCATCGGCTTTGGCGGCACCGCAGGATACGACTCTACGCTAAATGGCAAGGTGCTAAGCCTAGCGATAGTTGAAGCGGTAAATAACCTAGTAAATGGCATAGAAAGCGGAGCATGGCAAGTAAAATAA
- a CDS encoding MATE family efflux transporter: MFQVLPGMAIGTGLSVVVARCIGANDFNQAKFYVRKSMLSIYIVQIFSTAAVLLLLEPLLRVYNLSSEAINLTRQIVWYHGIAMCLIWPLAYTYPTVFRAAGDAKYPMIVNLACMFACRIVLAYIFALTFNLGMIGTWFAMFADWAVKAVLFVRRYANGTWMKFRAI, encoded by the coding sequence ATGTTTCAGGTGCTCCCTGGCATGGCGATAGGCACAGGCCTAAGCGTCGTCGTGGCTAGATGTATCGGCGCAAATGACTTTAATCAGGCTAAATTTTACGTAAGAAAATCAATGCTAAGCATCTACATCGTGCAGATTTTTAGCACGGCTGCCGTGTTACTGCTTCTTGAGCCGCTACTTCGCGTTTATAATCTCTCAAGCGAAGCCATAAATTTAACAAGGCAGATCGTCTGGTATCACGGCATCGCGATGTGCCTCATCTGGCCGCTTGCCTACACCTATCCGACCGTTTTTCGTGCTGCTGGGGACGCAAAATATCCGATGATAGTAAATTTAGCCTGCATGTTTGCCTGCAGGATCGTGCTAGCTTATATCTTTGCGCTCACCTTTAATCTTGGCATGATAGGCACTTGGTTTGCGATGTTTGCCGACTGGGCGGTAAAGGCGGTGCTCTTTGTGCGCAGATACGCAAATGGCACGTGGATGAAATTTCGAGCCATTTAA
- a CDS encoding MATE family efflux transporter, whose amino-acid sequence MKNLTNEQRFFSNADLTRLFFPIAVEQFLEYSLGLANSLMAASVSESAVSAVSLVEFVMALFISIFTAIATGGSVVASQYLGSKQSGNARNTADQLVWFSLIFAIFIAIAIILLKDLILDKVFGDIGEQVRSDASHYLVFSAISEPFLAVYAAAAAIFRTMSNAKLPMYIMAAANLLNVLLTAISIYTFHTGVLGIAISTLIARAIACFVIVYLLLDIKLKLHIRKSLIYKFDYEIIKKILNIGVPYGFENSMFYVGRIIVLSLVSLFGTASIAANAVGGDYRDVSGAPWHGDRHRPKRRRG is encoded by the coding sequence TTGAAAAATTTGACAAACGAGCAGAGATTTTTCTCAAATGCCGACCTTACAAGGCTATTTTTCCCTATCGCCGTAGAGCAGTTTTTAGAGTATAGCCTAGGGCTTGCTAACTCGCTAATGGCAGCAAGTGTTAGCGAAAGTGCGGTAAGTGCGGTAAGCCTTGTGGAGTTTGTCATGGCGCTATTTATTAGCATATTTACCGCTATAGCCACTGGTGGCTCGGTGGTCGCTAGCCAGTATCTAGGTAGCAAACAAAGTGGCAACGCCAGAAATACCGCCGATCAGCTAGTTTGGTTTAGCCTAATTTTCGCCATCTTTATAGCCATTGCCATCATCCTTTTAAAAGACCTCATCTTAGATAAAGTCTTTGGCGATATCGGCGAGCAAGTGAGGAGCGATGCTAGCCACTATCTCGTTTTCTCCGCCATTTCAGAGCCCTTTCTAGCAGTCTATGCAGCAGCTGCGGCGATCTTTCGCACGATGTCAAACGCAAAGCTACCTATGTATATCATGGCGGCTGCAAATTTACTAAATGTGCTGCTAACTGCCATTAGCATCTACACATTTCACACAGGGGTGCTTGGTATCGCCATTAGCACGCTCATAGCAAGAGCGATCGCTTGCTTTGTCATCGTCTATCTGCTACTTGATATCAAGCTAAAACTTCACATAAGAAAGAGCCTTATCTATAAATTTGACTACGAGATCATCAAGAAAATTTTAAATATCGGCGTGCCTTATGGCTTTGAAAATTCGATGTTTTACGTGGGTCGCATCATCGTTTTGAGCCTTGTTTCGCTCTTTGGCACGGCGAGCATCGCTGCAAATGCCGTGGGCGGGGACTATCGTGATGTTTCAGGTGCTCCCTGGCATGGCGATAGGCACAGGCCTAAGCGTCGTCGTGGCTAG
- a CDS encoding acyl-CoA dehydratase activase: protein MHSIGIDIGSTSAKVAVMEASGEIKELFLLPTGWSSADTAMLIKEQVLALGLGELYFTATGYGRVSVPYADKTLTEITCHALGAHYFCKSDCTVIDVGGQDTKAIKLENGAVTDFTMNDKCSAGTGKFLEIMSNRLGVRFDELTRLAKNSDKDIAISSMCTVFAESEIISLIAQNVSRENIAKAVIVSAINKISNLVKKQANTSYFLSGGFSKSEYVRENLEACLQASVTTHKDAIYCGAIGAGLAGIRNLRREDGNK, encoded by the coding sequence ATGCACTCAATCGGAATCGATATCGGCTCAACTTCTGCAAAAGTAGCAGTCATGGAAGCTAGCGGCGAGATAAAGGAGCTATTTTTACTCCCAACAGGCTGGAGCAGCGCAGATACGGCCATGCTTATAAAAGAGCAAGTTTTAGCTTTAGGCCTTGGCGAGCTATATTTTACAGCGACAGGCTATGGCAGAGTCTCGGTGCCATACGCTGATAAAACCCTTACAGAGATCACCTGCCACGCACTTGGGGCGCACTACTTTTGCAAAAGCGACTGCACCGTTATCGATGTGGGCGGTCAAGATACGAAGGCTATCAAGCTTGAAAATGGCGCAGTGACGGACTTTACGATGAATGATAAATGCTCAGCCGGCACTGGTAAATTTCTTGAAATTATGTCAAACCGCCTTGGAGTTAGGTTTGATGAGCTTACACGCCTTGCTAAAAATAGCGACAAAGATATCGCTATAAGCTCGATGTGCACGGTCTTTGCGGAGTCTGAGATCATAAGCCTTATCGCTCAAAACGTCTCACGAGAAAATATCGCAAAAGCAGTGATCGTCTCAGCTATAAATAAAATTTCAAATTTGGTCAAAAAACAGGCAAATACGAGCTATTTTCTAAGCGGTGGCTTTAGTAAGAGCGAGTATGTGAGAGAAAATTTAGAAGCGTGCTTGCAAGCTAGCGTCACCACGCACAAAGATGCGATCTACTGCGGTGCGATCGGTGCTGGCCTTGCAGGGATAAGAAATTTAAGGAGAGAAGATGGCAATAAATGA
- a CDS encoding double-cubane-cluster-containing anaerobic reductase: protein MAINESMNLSEIFATYDSAKKNLAQNVEAVKNSGQKIAAIFCTYTPREIIHAANAHSVSVCATGDNAVVEGEKYLPKNLCPLIKASYGFAKANKCPFVRNSDIVIGETTCDGKKKMYELMGEFKDVHVMHLPHFKSQKSLELWQDEVRELKERLEAKFDVKVSDEELRNSIRLFNKERELMGEIQNFMKLTPPPMNGKELHALLYGNGFIFDKKEQISDLEIIVNKLKECVRDKISPVHKDAKRIIITGCPSGGVYDKIVPAIEEAGGVVVAYENCTGTKNFSNLVDENDDPISAIAKRYMAIPCSIMSPNKDRENVLQEMIKEYKADGVIDVVLQACHTYNVETTNIKRACNDVDTPYMALETDFSTSDAGQIKTRLEAFIEML, encoded by the coding sequence ATGGCAATAAATGAGAGTATGAATTTAAGCGAAATTTTCGCTACCTATGACAGCGCTAAGAAAAATTTAGCCCAAAACGTCGAAGCGGTCAAAAATAGCGGTCAAAAGATTGCAGCGATATTTTGCACCTACACGCCAAGAGAGATCATCCACGCAGCAAATGCCCACAGCGTGAGTGTCTGCGCTACTGGTGATAACGCGGTGGTTGAGGGTGAAAAGTACCTGCCTAAAAACCTCTGCCCGCTCATAAAGGCAAGCTATGGCTTTGCTAAGGCAAACAAGTGCCCATTTGTGCGAAACTCTGATATCGTTATCGGCGAGACTACCTGCGACGGCAAGAAAAAGATGTATGAGCTAATGGGTGAGTTTAAAGACGTCCACGTCATGCACCTGCCACATTTCAAGAGCCAAAAGAGCTTGGAGCTTTGGCAAGATGAGGTTAGGGAGCTAAAGGAGCGGCTGGAGGCTAAATTTGACGTGAAAGTGAGCGACGAGGAGCTTAGAAACTCTATCAGGCTATTTAACAAAGAGCGCGAGCTAATGGGAGAAATACAAAATTTCATGAAGCTAACGCCACCACCGATGAATGGCAAAGAGCTGCACGCACTGCTATATGGAAATGGCTTTATATTTGATAAAAAGGAGCAGATAAGCGACCTTGAGATCATCGTAAATAAGCTAAAAGAGTGCGTGAGAGATAAAATTTCACCCGTGCATAAAGATGCCAAACGCATCATCATCACAGGCTGTCCAAGTGGCGGGGTCTATGACAAGATAGTCCCAGCCATAGAAGAGGCAGGCGGCGTTGTGGTGGCTTACGAAAACTGCACTGGAACTAAAAACTTTAGCAACCTTGTCGATGAAAATGACGATCCTATTAGCGCCATCGCCAAGCGCTACATGGCGATACCTTGCTCTATCATGTCGCCAAATAAAGATAGAGAAAATGTGCTTCAAGAGATGATAAAAGAGTATAAGGCGGACGGCGTGATCGACGTTGTGCTGCAAGCCTGTCACACCTACAACGTAGAAACTACCAATATAAAAAGGGCGTGCAACGACGTAGATACGCCTTATATGGCGCTTGAGACGGACTTTTCGACGAGCGACGCTGGGCAAATCAAGACAAGGCTGGAGGCATTTATAGAGATGCTTTAG
- the purF gene encoding amidophosphoribosyltransferase, with product MCAIVGIINSKDAAKTAYYALFSMQHRGQEASGISVCNDGEISTHKGNGLVTEVFNEEILSSLKGDMAIGHNRYATAGKNSGRDAQPIAANYALGQISIVHNGNLVNKDEVRDELIKDGAIFQTNMDTENIIHLIARNHDEHLQDRIIAALDKIKGAYCLLVQSRHKTFAIRDRWGVRPLSLGRLKDGGYIVASETCAFDLVGATFIRDVRPGEMIVFEHGKSEFQSLQIFEPEPRVCAFEYIYFARPDSVIEGKSVYEVRKKMGEVLARKSKVKADFVVPVPDSGVPAALGYANESKIPFELAITRNHYVGRTFIEPSQEMRNLKVKLKLNPMSSVLAGKSIVVIDDSIVRGTTSKKVVDLLRHAGAKEIHFRVACPELKYPERYGIDTPSFEELISAKKSVEEVREYIGADSLEFLSIEELKESIGNERKYSLVSFDGDYFIK from the coding sequence ATGTGTGCGATAGTTGGTATCATAAATTCTAAAGATGCGGCGAAAACGGCGTATTATGCGCTATTTTCTATGCAACACCGCGGTCAAGAGGCAAGTGGCATCAGTGTCTGTAACGACGGAGAAATTTCCACTCACAAGGGCAACGGCCTAGTCACCGAGGTCTTTAACGAAGAGATATTAAGCTCACTAAAAGGCGACATGGCGATCGGTCACAACCGCTACGCGACAGCTGGCAAAAACTCAGGCCGCGACGCCCAGCCAATAGCCGCCAACTACGCCTTAGGTCAAATCTCGATCGTTCATAACGGAAATTTGGTCAATAAAGACGAGGTTAGAGACGAGCTCATCAAAGATGGCGCGATATTTCAGACAAATATGGACACAGAAAACATCATCCACCTCATCGCAAGAAACCACGACGAACACTTGCAAGACCGCATCATCGCAGCACTTGACAAGATAAAAGGTGCTTACTGCTTGCTCGTACAGTCACGCCACAAGACTTTTGCCATCAGAGACCGCTGGGGAGTTAGGCCGCTAAGCCTTGGCAGGCTAAAGGACGGCGGATATATCGTAGCTAGCGAGACTTGCGCGTTTGACCTTGTGGGAGCGACATTTATAAGAGATGTTAGACCTGGCGAGATGATAGTTTTTGAGCATGGCAAGAGCGAGTTTCAAAGCTTGCAAATTTTCGAGCCAGAGCCTAGAGTTTGCGCCTTTGAGTACATATACTTTGCACGCCCAGATAGCGTGATAGAGGGCAAAAGCGTCTATGAAGTGAGAAAAAAGATGGGCGAGGTGCTTGCTAGAAAGAGCAAGGTAAAGGCTGACTTTGTAGTGCCTGTGCCAGATAGCGGCGTGCCAGCAGCGCTTGGATACGCAAATGAGAGTAAGATCCCATTTGAGCTAGCCATCACTAGAAATCACTATGTGGGCAGAACCTTTATCGAGCCAAGCCAAGAGATGAGAAATTTAAAGGTCAAACTAAAGCTAAACCCAATGTCAAGCGTGCTAGCTGGTAAAAGCATCGTAGTGATCGATGATAGCATCGTTCGTGGCACTACTTCTAAAAAGGTGGTCGATCTTTTAAGACACGCAGGGGCGAAAGAAATTCACTTCAGAGTTGCGTGCCCTGAGCTCAAGTATCCTGAGCGATACGGCATCGACACACCAAGCTTTGAGGAGCTAATAAGCGCTAAAAAAAGTGTAGAAGAGGTCAGAGAGTACATCGGCGCCGATAGCTTGGAGTTTTTAAGCATCGAGGAGCTTAAAGAGAGCATCGGCAACGAGAGAAAATACTCGCTTGTAAGCTTTGATGGTGATTATTTCATAAAATGA
- the dapB gene encoding 4-hydroxy-tetrahydrodipicolinate reductase, with protein MVKIGLYGASGKMAQSIISCLKDEKNAILSVAFSQKNEVENLSSELLTNDFAKFFEACDVIIDFSQKEATVALLNYARTNPKPLVIGTTGLNDDEKNLLHLASGAMPILYATNMSLGVAVLNRIARIASKVLREFDIEIVEQHHRHKKDAPSGTAMTLAGCVAEARDLNLKDVLVTGRAGMVGARSKDEIAVMALRGGDVVGRHTVGFYNDGEFIELNHTATSRATFSKGAIKAAIWLKDQSSGLYSIDDSLGLDD; from the coding sequence TTGGTAAAAATAGGACTTTACGGCGCTAGCGGCAAGATGGCTCAAAGTATCATCTCTTGTTTAAAAGATGAGAAAAATGCCATTTTAAGCGTCGCTTTTAGCCAAAAAAATGAGGTTGAAAATTTAAGTAGCGAGCTTTTGACAAACGACTTTGCTAAATTTTTTGAAGCGTGCGACGTCATCATCGACTTTAGCCAAAAAGAGGCGACCGTAGCACTGCTAAACTACGCTAGGACCAACCCAAAACCACTAGTCATCGGCACGACTGGACTAAATGACGATGAGAAAAACTTGCTTCACCTAGCATCAGGAGCTATGCCGATACTCTACGCAACAAACATGAGTCTAGGCGTAGCAGTGTTAAACCGCATAGCAAGGATCGCCTCGAAAGTTTTAAGAGAATTTGATATAGAGATCGTCGAGCAGCACCACAGACACAAAAAGGACGCTCCAAGTGGCACTGCAATGACTTTAGCAGGCTGCGTCGCAGAGGCCAGAGATCTAAATTTAAAAGATGTTTTAGTAACTGGACGAGCTGGCATGGTGGGCGCAAGAAGCAAAGACGAGATCGCTGTTATGGCGCTTCGTGGAGGCGACGTGGTCGGTCGTCACACGGTTGGCTTTTACAATGACGGCGAATTTATTGAGCTAAACCACACGGCAACTAGTAGAGCGACCTTTTCAAAAGGTGCGATCAAGGCTGCTATCTGGCTAAAAGATCAAAGCAGTGGTCTTTACTCAATAGACGATAGTTTGGGGCTTGATGATTAA
- a CDS encoding NAD(P)/FAD-dependent oxidoreductase, whose translation MLDLAIIGGGPAGLSAGLYATRGGLKNVVMFEKGEPGGQITSSSEIENYPGQKAPGESGFDFMSTWWKQCSAFGLVHKWANVVGVRKNSDGSFEILLEGGKSEQAKAVIVATGSTPRRAGFKGEDEFFGKGVSTCATCDGFFYKNKEVAVLGGGDTAVEEALYLANICSKVYLVHRRDEFRAAPTTVEKARKNEKIEFITSATVKEALGDKMGLTKIVLDTKNGERVLDVPGIFTFVGLNVNNEILKDENGKFICEMADGGQVKTNLKMQTSLKGLFVAGDIREDAPKQVIVAAGDGAVAALSAMSYIESLH comes from the coding sequence ATGCTTGATTTAGCGATCATCGGAGGCGGTCCAGCAGGACTAAGCGCCGGACTTTACGCCACTAGAGGCGGATTAAAAAATGTTGTAATGTTTGAAAAAGGCGAGCCTGGCGGTCAGATCACCTCTAGCTCAGAGATAGAAAACTACCCAGGTCAAAAAGCCCCTGGCGAAAGCGGCTTTGACTTTATGAGCACTTGGTGGAAGCAGTGCAGCGCATTTGGACTAGTTCACAAGTGGGCAAACGTCGTTGGTGTTAGAAAAAATAGCGACGGTAGCTTTGAAATTTTACTTGAGGGCGGCAAAAGCGAGCAGGCAAAAGCTGTCATCGTAGCGACTGGCTCAACCCCAAGACGTGCTGGCTTTAAAGGCGAGGACGAGTTCTTTGGCAAAGGCGTTAGCACATGCGCGACATGCGATGGCTTCTTTTACAAAAACAAAGAGGTAGCCGTCCTTGGTGGTGGCGACACAGCTGTTGAAGAGGCACTTTATCTAGCAAATATCTGCTCAAAAGTTTATCTTGTGCATAGACGCGACGAGTTTAGAGCAGCGCCAACAACCGTTGAAAAAGCTAGAAAAAATGAGAAGATCGAGTTTATAACAAGTGCGACTGTAAAAGAGGCGCTTGGCGATAAGATGGGTCTAACAAAGATCGTGCTTGATACCAAAAATGGCGAGCGTGTGCTTGATGTGCCGGGCATTTTCACCTTTGTCGGACTAAATGTAAATAACGAAATTTTAAAAGATGAAAACGGCAAATTTATCTGCGAAATGGCTGATGGCGGACAAGTTAAGACAAATCTCAAGATGCAAACTAGCCTAAAAGGGCTCTTTGTAGCAGGCGACATCAGAGAGGATGCTCCAAAGCAAGTCATCGTAGCAGCAGGCGATGGCGCTGTGGCTGCACTTAGTGCTATGAGCTACATAGAAAGCTTACATTAA
- the trxA gene encoding thioredoxin has product MGKYIELTKENFDVTKEGVALVDFWAPWCGPCRMLAPVIEELAEDFEGKAKICKVNTDEEQDLAVEFGIRSIPTLLFFKNGELVEQMVGAQSKQALTDKLNSLL; this is encoded by the coding sequence ATGGGAAAATACATCGAACTCACAAAAGAAAATTTTGATGTAACAAAAGAAGGCGTTGCTCTAGTAGATTTCTGGGCTCCATGGTGCGGACCTTGCCGTATGCTAGCTCCAGTGATCGAAGAGCTTGCTGAAGACTTCGAGGGCAAAGCGAAAATTTGCAAGGTAAATACTGATGAAGAGCAAGATCTTGCAGTTGAGTTTGGCATCAGATCGATCCCAACATTGCTATTTTTCAAAAATGGCGAGCTAGTTGAGCAAATGGTCGGTGCGCAGTCAAAACAAGCCCTAACTGACAAACTAAATTCGCTTCTTTAA
- a CDS encoding YraN family protein, translated as MGLKEYLFGKSSEDRACEFLLKLGFVILERNFHSKFGEIDIIALSNDKILHFIEVKATSGEYEAEYRLNKAKYMKILKTINFYMMKNEPNRDFQLDLLVIKNENFKLIENISL; from the coding sequence TTGGGGCTAAAAGAGTATCTCTTTGGCAAGAGCTCAGAAGACAGGGCGTGCGAGTTTTTGCTTAAGCTTGGTTTTGTAATTTTAGAGAGAAATTTCCACTCTAAATTTGGCGAGATCGACATCATCGCGCTAAGTAACGATAAAATTTTGCATTTTATTGAAGTAAAAGCAACTAGCGGAGAATACGAAGCGGAGTATAGGCTAAACAAGGCAAAATATATGAAAATTTTAAAAACAATAAATTTTTATATGATGAAAAATGAGCCAAACAGGGACTTTCAGCTTGATCTACTTGTTATTAAAAATGAAAATTTTAAGCTAATAGAAAATATTAGTTTATAA